In Oncorhynchus keta strain PuntledgeMale-10-30-2019 chromosome 19, Oket_V2, whole genome shotgun sequence, a single genomic region encodes these proteins:
- the LOC118398651 gene encoding ralBP1-associated Eps domain-containing protein 1-like isoform X3, protein MESLTLTDVEQKYYSDLFVYCDTDNTKKVASNGKVLDLFRAAQLPSEVVLQITELCGATRLGHFGRSQFYIALKLIAVAQSGLPLRVESLNSVKDLPLPRFVVAKNEQEARHTAMYPDLENQGPYQGVIPRPPGRGQVKKVSAHEVIQPCVPTVEPQPDTTSPVVSPHQSPPTSPHAWRKHKRQASGGNVERPPVVVAGAVWTPFREAQSGPVVLGDGMWSAHSPPPVQESWVSLKDTYPPSSSKMPPMHLSPVQENSSIRTVASVTTANEIQRQSSSGYDDPWKITDEQRQYYINQFKTIQPDLNGFIPGSAAKEFFTKSKLPILELSHIWELSDFDKDGALTLDEFCAAFHLVVARKNGYDLPEKLPESLMPKLIDLDDSAEVPDQAPDVGYSGSPVEVTPNKSPMPSLNQTWPDLNQGNEDTAIVHPVPIRMTPSKIHMQEMELKRTGSDHTHPTSPLMAKPPELSEETKLATSMKFVTANSGDGYSSSDSYTSDQDPITSVVTRQRSNSGTSPEGLKVAAAPPPPPPRPNASHSRSSSLDMNRNFAAHPTGPQQSGVVACPPAIPPRPLPTQTSGPHSGHRSDEGLAAHSTTSPQQIPEQPNFADFSQFQAFAASDQPSDDGEKHPESLPVEKSTEGAGPLRTVKIDNQEERAAATVNSAKGSIMAPPPKPVRRRLKSEDELQDEALPPKSNVIATVLATLPSIPRSVGKDKKAIQASIRRNKETNTVLARLNSELQQQLKDLLEERISLEVQLEQLRPFSHL, encoded by the exons ATGGAAAGTTTAACGTTAACTGATGTGGAGCAGAAGTATTACTCTGATTTGTTCGTTTATTGCGATACGGACAACACCAAGAAAGTGGCTTCCAACGGCAAAGTTCTTGATCTTTTCCGGGCGGCCCAGCTACCCAGTGAGGTTGTCCTGCAG ATAACAGAGCTCTGTGGAGCCACTCGCCTGGGCCATTTTGGAAGGAGCCAGTTTTACATTGCACTGAAACTCATCGCTGTAGCCCAGTCTGGACTGCCTCTCCGGGTAGAGAGCCTCAATTCTG TCAAGGACTTGCCTCTGCCTCGCTTTGTTGTGGCCAAAAATGAGCAGGAGGCCAGACACACAGCCATGTACCCCGACTTGGAGAACCAGGGGCCTTACCAGGGTGTGATTCCACGACCCCCTGGCCGAGGGCAGGTCAAGAAGGTGTCTGCCCACGAGGTCATCCAGCCCTGTGTGCCCACAGTAGAACCACAG CCCGACACCACATCCCCAGTGGTATCTCCCCACCAGTCCCCTCCCACCTCGCCTCATGCCTGGAGAAAGCACAAACGGCAGGCAAGCGGGGGGAACGTAGAGAGACCTCCTGTGGTGGTGGCAGGTGCTGTCTGGACACCTTTCAGAGAAGCACAATCAG GACCTGTGGTGTTAGGTGATGGGATGTGGTCTGCTCACTCACCTCCCCCCGTTCAGGAAAGCTGGGTCAGTTTGAAAGATACTTATCCCCCCTCCTCCAGCAAAATGCCACCAATGCATCTCTCGCCGGTCCAG GAGAACTCTTCCATACGAACAGTTGCGTCTGTTACTACAGCCAATGAAATCCAAAGACAGTCCAGTAGCGGTTATGACGACCCCTGGAAAATCACGGACGAGCAGAGGCAGTATTACATCAATCAGTTCAAGACCATCCAGCCCGACCTCAACGGTTTCATTCCTG GTTCTGCCGCAAAAGAGTTTTTCACTAAATCAAAGCTACCTATTCTTGAACTGTCCCACATTTG GGAGCTTTCGGATTTTGATAAAGACGGGGCGTTGACACTGGATGAGTTCTGTGCTGCATTTCATCTTGTTGTTGCTCGGAAAAATGGCTATGACCTTCCCGAAAAGCTGCCAGAGAGTCTTATGCCAAAGCTTATTGACTTGGATGACTCAGCAG AGGTTCCAGACCAGGCCCCTGACGTCGGCTACTCGGGCTCCCCCGTCGAGGTGACCCCAAACAAGTCCCCCATGCCCTCACTCAACCAGACCTGGCCTGATCTCAACCAGGGCAACGAG GATACAGCTATTGTCCACCCTGTTCCCATCCGCATGACCCCAAGCAAGATCCATATGCAAGAGATGGAACTGAAGAGAACCGGAAGTG ACCACACACATCCTACCAGTCCCCTGATGGCTAAACCACCTGAGCTCTCTGAAGAAACTAAGCTTGCCACCTCTATGAAGTTTGTAACAGCTAACTCTG GTGATGGTTATAGCAGTTCAGATTCATATACTTCAGATCAAGACCCAATTACAAGTGTTGTAACAAGACAAAG GTCTAATTCTGGGACCTCTCCTGAAGGTCTAAAGGTGgcggctgccccaccaccaccccctcccAGGCCCAACGCCTCCCACTCCCGCTCCTCCTCGCTAGACATGAACAGAAACTTTGCCGCTCACCCCACAGGGCCCCAGCAATCTGGAGTCGTGGCCTGTCCTCCAGCCATACCTCCTAGGCCGCTACCCACACAG ACCTCTGGTCCTCATAGTGGGCATCGCTCAGATGAGGGCCTGGCAGCTCACTCCACTACCTCGCCCCAGCAGATCCCAGAGCAGCCCAACTTCGCTGACTTCAGTCAGTTCCAGGCGTTCGCTGCCTCAGATCAGCCCAGTGACGACGGGGAGAAGCACCCAGAGAGTCTGCCA GTAGAGAAGTCTACAGAAGGGGCTGGGCCTTTGAGAACTGTGAAGATTGACAACCAGGAAGAGAGAGCTGCAGCTACTGTGAACTCT GCCAAAGGGTCCATCATGGCCCCCCCACCCAAACCTGTCCGCCGGAGACTGAAATCCGAGGACGAACTCCAGGATGAAGCCCTCCCCCCGAAGTCTAACGTCATAGCCACTGTTCTAGCTACACTGCCATCCATTCCCAG GTCTGTTGGTAAGGATAAAAAAGCAATTCAAGCCTCTATCAGAAGAAACAAGGAAACCAACACAGTTTTGGCCAGACTCAACAGTGAATTACAGCAACAGCTAAAG GATTTACTAGAAGAGAGGATATCTTTGGAGGTTCAACTGGAACAGCTCAGACCATTTTCCCAtttgtaa
- the LOC118398651 gene encoding ralBP1-associated Eps domain-containing protein 1-like isoform X1 produces the protein MESLTLTDVEQKYYSDLFVYCDTDNTKKVASNGKVLDLFRAAQLPSEVVLQITELCGATRLGHFGRSQFYIALKLIAVAQSGLPLRVESLNSVKDLPLPRFVVAKNEQEARHTAMYPDLENQGPYQGVIPRPPGRGQVKKVSAHEVIQPCVPTVEPQPDTTSPVVSPHQSPPTSPHAWRKHKRQASGGNVERPPVVVAGAVWTPFREAQSGPVVLGDGMWSAHSPPPVQESWVSLKDTYPPSSSKMPPMHLSPVQENSSIRTVASVTTANEIQRQSSSGYDDPWKITDEQRQYYINQFKTIQPDLNGFIPGSAAKEFFTKSKLPILELSHIWELSDFDKDGALTLDEFCAAFHLVVARKNGYDLPEKLPESLMPKLIDLDDSAEVPDQAPDVGYSGSPVEVTPNKSPMPSLNQTWPDLNQGNEQWETFSERSSSSQTLTQFDSNIAPADPDTAIVHPVPIRMTPSKIHMQEMELKRTGSDHTHPTSPLMAKPPELSEETKLATSMKFVTANSGDGYSSSDSYTSDQDPITSVVTRQRSNSGTSPEGLKVAAAPPPPPPRPNASHSRSSSLDMNRNFAAHPTGPQQSGVVACPPAIPPRPLPTQTSGPHSGHRSDEGLAAHSTTSPQQIPEQPNFADFSQFQAFAASDQPSDDGEKHPESLPVEKSTEGAGPLRTVKIDNQEERAAATVNSAKGSIMAPPPKPVRRRLKSEDELQDEALPPKSNVIATVLATLPSIPRSVGKDKKAIQASIRRNKETNTVLARLNSELQQQLKDLLEERISLEVQLEQLRPFSHL, from the exons ATGGAAAGTTTAACGTTAACTGATGTGGAGCAGAAGTATTACTCTGATTTGTTCGTTTATTGCGATACGGACAACACCAAGAAAGTGGCTTCCAACGGCAAAGTTCTTGATCTTTTCCGGGCGGCCCAGCTACCCAGTGAGGTTGTCCTGCAG ATAACAGAGCTCTGTGGAGCCACTCGCCTGGGCCATTTTGGAAGGAGCCAGTTTTACATTGCACTGAAACTCATCGCTGTAGCCCAGTCTGGACTGCCTCTCCGGGTAGAGAGCCTCAATTCTG TCAAGGACTTGCCTCTGCCTCGCTTTGTTGTGGCCAAAAATGAGCAGGAGGCCAGACACACAGCCATGTACCCCGACTTGGAGAACCAGGGGCCTTACCAGGGTGTGATTCCACGACCCCCTGGCCGAGGGCAGGTCAAGAAGGTGTCTGCCCACGAGGTCATCCAGCCCTGTGTGCCCACAGTAGAACCACAG CCCGACACCACATCCCCAGTGGTATCTCCCCACCAGTCCCCTCCCACCTCGCCTCATGCCTGGAGAAAGCACAAACGGCAGGCAAGCGGGGGGAACGTAGAGAGACCTCCTGTGGTGGTGGCAGGTGCTGTCTGGACACCTTTCAGAGAAGCACAATCAG GACCTGTGGTGTTAGGTGATGGGATGTGGTCTGCTCACTCACCTCCCCCCGTTCAGGAAAGCTGGGTCAGTTTGAAAGATACTTATCCCCCCTCCTCCAGCAAAATGCCACCAATGCATCTCTCGCCGGTCCAG GAGAACTCTTCCATACGAACAGTTGCGTCTGTTACTACAGCCAATGAAATCCAAAGACAGTCCAGTAGCGGTTATGACGACCCCTGGAAAATCACGGACGAGCAGAGGCAGTATTACATCAATCAGTTCAAGACCATCCAGCCCGACCTCAACGGTTTCATTCCTG GTTCTGCCGCAAAAGAGTTTTTCACTAAATCAAAGCTACCTATTCTTGAACTGTCCCACATTTG GGAGCTTTCGGATTTTGATAAAGACGGGGCGTTGACACTGGATGAGTTCTGTGCTGCATTTCATCTTGTTGTTGCTCGGAAAAATGGCTATGACCTTCCCGAAAAGCTGCCAGAGAGTCTTATGCCAAAGCTTATTGACTTGGATGACTCAGCAG AGGTTCCAGACCAGGCCCCTGACGTCGGCTACTCGGGCTCCCCCGTCGAGGTGACCCCAAACAAGTCCCCCATGCCCTCACTCAACCAGACCTGGCCTGATCTCAACCAGGGCAACGAG CAGTGGGAGACTTTTAGTGAACGCTCCTCCAGCTCACAAACTCTGACCCAATTTGATTCTAACATTGCACCAGCTGACCCT GATACAGCTATTGTCCACCCTGTTCCCATCCGCATGACCCCAAGCAAGATCCATATGCAAGAGATGGAACTGAAGAGAACCGGAAGTG ACCACACACATCCTACCAGTCCCCTGATGGCTAAACCACCTGAGCTCTCTGAAGAAACTAAGCTTGCCACCTCTATGAAGTTTGTAACAGCTAACTCTG GTGATGGTTATAGCAGTTCAGATTCATATACTTCAGATCAAGACCCAATTACAAGTGTTGTAACAAGACAAAG GTCTAATTCTGGGACCTCTCCTGAAGGTCTAAAGGTGgcggctgccccaccaccaccccctcccAGGCCCAACGCCTCCCACTCCCGCTCCTCCTCGCTAGACATGAACAGAAACTTTGCCGCTCACCCCACAGGGCCCCAGCAATCTGGAGTCGTGGCCTGTCCTCCAGCCATACCTCCTAGGCCGCTACCCACACAG ACCTCTGGTCCTCATAGTGGGCATCGCTCAGATGAGGGCCTGGCAGCTCACTCCACTACCTCGCCCCAGCAGATCCCAGAGCAGCCCAACTTCGCTGACTTCAGTCAGTTCCAGGCGTTCGCTGCCTCAGATCAGCCCAGTGACGACGGGGAGAAGCACCCAGAGAGTCTGCCA GTAGAGAAGTCTACAGAAGGGGCTGGGCCTTTGAGAACTGTGAAGATTGACAACCAGGAAGAGAGAGCTGCAGCTACTGTGAACTCT GCCAAAGGGTCCATCATGGCCCCCCCACCCAAACCTGTCCGCCGGAGACTGAAATCCGAGGACGAACTCCAGGATGAAGCCCTCCCCCCGAAGTCTAACGTCATAGCCACTGTTCTAGCTACACTGCCATCCATTCCCAG GTCTGTTGGTAAGGATAAAAAAGCAATTCAAGCCTCTATCAGAAGAAACAAGGAAACCAACACAGTTTTGGCCAGACTCAACAGTGAATTACAGCAACAGCTAAAG GATTTACTAGAAGAGAGGATATCTTTGGAGGTTCAACTGGAACAGCTCAGACCATTTTCCCAtttgtaa
- the LOC118398651 gene encoding ralBP1-associated Eps domain-containing protein 1-like isoform X2 yields MESLTLTDVEQKYYSDLFVYCDTDNTKKVASNGKVLDLFRAAQLPSEVVLQITELCGATRLGHFGRSQFYIALKLIAVAQSGLPLRVESLNSVKDLPLPRFVVAKNEQEARHTAMYPDLENQGPYQGVIPRPPGRGQVKKVSAHEVIQPCVPTVEPQPDTTSPVVSPHQSPPTSPHAWRKHKRQASGGNVERPPVVVAGAVWTPFREAQSGPVVLGDGMWSAHSPPPVQESWENSSIRTVASVTTANEIQRQSSSGYDDPWKITDEQRQYYINQFKTIQPDLNGFIPGSAAKEFFTKSKLPILELSHIWELSDFDKDGALTLDEFCAAFHLVVARKNGYDLPEKLPESLMPKLIDLDDSAEVPDQAPDVGYSGSPVEVTPNKSPMPSLNQTWPDLNQGNEQWETFSERSSSSQTLTQFDSNIAPADPDTAIVHPVPIRMTPSKIHMQEMELKRTGSDHTHPTSPLMAKPPELSEETKLATSMKFVTANSGDGYSSSDSYTSDQDPITSVVTRQRSNSGTSPEGLKVAAAPPPPPPRPNASHSRSSSLDMNRNFAAHPTGPQQSGVVACPPAIPPRPLPTQTSGPHSGHRSDEGLAAHSTTSPQQIPEQPNFADFSQFQAFAASDQPSDDGEKHPESLPVEKSTEGAGPLRTVKIDNQEERAAATVNSAKGSIMAPPPKPVRRRLKSEDELQDEALPPKSNVIATVLATLPSIPRSVGKDKKAIQASIRRNKETNTVLARLNSELQQQLKDLLEERISLEVQLEQLRPFSHL; encoded by the exons ATGGAAAGTTTAACGTTAACTGATGTGGAGCAGAAGTATTACTCTGATTTGTTCGTTTATTGCGATACGGACAACACCAAGAAAGTGGCTTCCAACGGCAAAGTTCTTGATCTTTTCCGGGCGGCCCAGCTACCCAGTGAGGTTGTCCTGCAG ATAACAGAGCTCTGTGGAGCCACTCGCCTGGGCCATTTTGGAAGGAGCCAGTTTTACATTGCACTGAAACTCATCGCTGTAGCCCAGTCTGGACTGCCTCTCCGGGTAGAGAGCCTCAATTCTG TCAAGGACTTGCCTCTGCCTCGCTTTGTTGTGGCCAAAAATGAGCAGGAGGCCAGACACACAGCCATGTACCCCGACTTGGAGAACCAGGGGCCTTACCAGGGTGTGATTCCACGACCCCCTGGCCGAGGGCAGGTCAAGAAGGTGTCTGCCCACGAGGTCATCCAGCCCTGTGTGCCCACAGTAGAACCACAG CCCGACACCACATCCCCAGTGGTATCTCCCCACCAGTCCCCTCCCACCTCGCCTCATGCCTGGAGAAAGCACAAACGGCAGGCAAGCGGGGGGAACGTAGAGAGACCTCCTGTGGTGGTGGCAGGTGCTGTCTGGACACCTTTCAGAGAAGCACAATCAG GACCTGTGGTGTTAGGTGATGGGATGTGGTCTGCTCACTCACCTCCCCCCGTTCAGGAAAGCTGG GAGAACTCTTCCATACGAACAGTTGCGTCTGTTACTACAGCCAATGAAATCCAAAGACAGTCCAGTAGCGGTTATGACGACCCCTGGAAAATCACGGACGAGCAGAGGCAGTATTACATCAATCAGTTCAAGACCATCCAGCCCGACCTCAACGGTTTCATTCCTG GTTCTGCCGCAAAAGAGTTTTTCACTAAATCAAAGCTACCTATTCTTGAACTGTCCCACATTTG GGAGCTTTCGGATTTTGATAAAGACGGGGCGTTGACACTGGATGAGTTCTGTGCTGCATTTCATCTTGTTGTTGCTCGGAAAAATGGCTATGACCTTCCCGAAAAGCTGCCAGAGAGTCTTATGCCAAAGCTTATTGACTTGGATGACTCAGCAG AGGTTCCAGACCAGGCCCCTGACGTCGGCTACTCGGGCTCCCCCGTCGAGGTGACCCCAAACAAGTCCCCCATGCCCTCACTCAACCAGACCTGGCCTGATCTCAACCAGGGCAACGAG CAGTGGGAGACTTTTAGTGAACGCTCCTCCAGCTCACAAACTCTGACCCAATTTGATTCTAACATTGCACCAGCTGACCCT GATACAGCTATTGTCCACCCTGTTCCCATCCGCATGACCCCAAGCAAGATCCATATGCAAGAGATGGAACTGAAGAGAACCGGAAGTG ACCACACACATCCTACCAGTCCCCTGATGGCTAAACCACCTGAGCTCTCTGAAGAAACTAAGCTTGCCACCTCTATGAAGTTTGTAACAGCTAACTCTG GTGATGGTTATAGCAGTTCAGATTCATATACTTCAGATCAAGACCCAATTACAAGTGTTGTAACAAGACAAAG GTCTAATTCTGGGACCTCTCCTGAAGGTCTAAAGGTGgcggctgccccaccaccaccccctcccAGGCCCAACGCCTCCCACTCCCGCTCCTCCTCGCTAGACATGAACAGAAACTTTGCCGCTCACCCCACAGGGCCCCAGCAATCTGGAGTCGTGGCCTGTCCTCCAGCCATACCTCCTAGGCCGCTACCCACACAG ACCTCTGGTCCTCATAGTGGGCATCGCTCAGATGAGGGCCTGGCAGCTCACTCCACTACCTCGCCCCAGCAGATCCCAGAGCAGCCCAACTTCGCTGACTTCAGTCAGTTCCAGGCGTTCGCTGCCTCAGATCAGCCCAGTGACGACGGGGAGAAGCACCCAGAGAGTCTGCCA GTAGAGAAGTCTACAGAAGGGGCTGGGCCTTTGAGAACTGTGAAGATTGACAACCAGGAAGAGAGAGCTGCAGCTACTGTGAACTCT GCCAAAGGGTCCATCATGGCCCCCCCACCCAAACCTGTCCGCCGGAGACTGAAATCCGAGGACGAACTCCAGGATGAAGCCCTCCCCCCGAAGTCTAACGTCATAGCCACTGTTCTAGCTACACTGCCATCCATTCCCAG GTCTGTTGGTAAGGATAAAAAAGCAATTCAAGCCTCTATCAGAAGAAACAAGGAAACCAACACAGTTTTGGCCAGACTCAACAGTGAATTACAGCAACAGCTAAAG GATTTACTAGAAGAGAGGATATCTTTGGAGGTTCAACTGGAACAGCTCAGACCATTTTCCCAtttgtaa
- the LOC118398652 gene encoding clusterin-like, whose translation MMKVIGSIVGLALLLVSAQCLLPPSKDDLSQISLLGMKYLDKQIENAISGVKEMKTVMERSGEDHEKFLSALEKTTQQKEDALKAAQEMETKLSEEQEVCNGTMQSLWEECKPCLKNTCIKYYSRTCSSGAGLVGRQLEEVLNRTSPFSIWINGENMDVLEREDQEQSWRFQNLEERYSNVADGVDSIFTDSMRVFDHMRSLNLPMFPSPYRMPSIWGQGERANERAKAGEVHSRVVRSPLKDPDFHGFHNMFAPMMDMAWNIFGSMGPFMDADANFDINPSEEGSVNEDVVVTKPSGMTCREIRRNSAGCIKLRGECEKCVAIQDIDCSGKKPLTGPLKEELEQALAMAEKFTQEYNKQLRRFEEKMSNTSSLLDLFSKQFGWVSALANNTNTKDGIFKIETVMSKDTEDPEKPGDTNVSVQLFNTPAMTFSVPGDITWNDPKFSEVVAQEALDRYKQTTVVVK comes from the exons ATGATGAAAGTCATTGGGTCAATAGTGGGCCTTGCCCTGCTCCTGGTCTCTGCTCAGTGTCTACTGCCTCCATCCAAGGACGATCTAAGCC AGATTTCTCTCCTCGGAATGAAGTACCTGGACAAGCAGATAGAAAATGCTATCAGTGGGGTgaaggagatgaagacagtgATGGAGAGGTCTGGAGAGGACCATGAGAAGTTCCTGAGTGCCCTGGAGAAAACTACACAGCAAAAAGAG GATGCTCTGAAGGCAGCTCAGGAGATGGAGACGAAGCTGAGTGAGGAGCAGGAGGTGTGTAACGGCACCATGCAGTCTCTGTGGGAGGAGTGCAAGCCCTGCCTGAAGAACACCTGCATCAAGTACTACTCCAGGACCTGCAGCAGTGGCGCTGGACTAGTCGGCAGACAG CTGGAAGAGGTTCTGAACAGGACCTCTCCATTCTCCATCTGGATCAACGGGGAGAACATGGATGTTCTGGAGCGAGAGGACCAGGAGCAGAGCTGGAGGTTCCAGAATCTGGAGGAGCGCTACTCCAACGTGGCCGATGGGGTGGACAGCATCTTCACTGACAGCATGAGGGTGTTTGACCACATGCGCTCCCTCAACCTTCCCATGTTCCCCAGCCCCTACCGCATGCCCAGCATCTGGGGTCAGGGTGAGAGGGCCAATGAGAGAGCAAAGGCGGGCGAGGTGCATTCCCGTGTGGTCAGGTCCCCTCTGAAGGACCCAGACTTCCACGGGTTCCACAACATGTTCGCTCCCATGATGGACATGGCCTGGAATATCTTTGGCTCCATGGGGCCTTTCATGGATGCAGATGCTAACTTTGACATCAATCCCTCAGAGG AGGGGAGTGTGAATGAGGATGTTGTTGTGACAAAGCCTTCCGGTATGACCTGCAGAGAGATACGTCGCAATTCTGCTGGCTGCATTAAACTGCGAGGAGAGTGTGAAAAATGTGTAGCGATCCAGGATATTG aCTGCTCTGGGAAGAAGCCTCTGACTGGTCCTCTGAAGGAGGAGCTGGAGCAGGCCCTGGCCATGGCTGAGAAGTTCACCCAGGAGTACAACAAGCAGCTGAGGAGGTTTGAGGAGAAGATGTCTAACACATCCAGCCTGCTGGACCTGTTCAGCAAGCAGTTTGGCTGGGTGTCTGCCCTGGCCAACAATACCAACACCAAGGATGGAATCTTCAAGATTGAAACA GTCATGTCCAAGGACACGGAGGACCCTGAGAAACCAGGGGACACCAACGTGTCTGTGCAGCTGTTTAACACCCCTGCCATGACCTTCAGTGTGCCTGGAGACATTACCTGGAACGACCCGAAGTTCTCAGAGGTGGTGGCACAGGAGGCCCTTGACCGCTACAAACAGACAACAGT AGTGGTGAAGTAG
- the LOC118398653 gene encoding scavenger receptor class A member 3-like, whose translation MKESYSGYENQLFKEDDLTGEEEEMPSFRGRTRGGCVKCQKTYSLQLAVKVLYGFFVFLIIAVAVLASLVFRKVDNLSEEESFYHKKITKVQESIQDLSTTRNCSDCFDMAHFSEEISRLKREFEDLQKMILGQEQVLDQASQTQQTLKAARSRMTRDMQNYSLSIRLINQSLERYLDQVDGWKAVITETDESMKTLSQDQYDLKATMNQVNTTVALNSLWMDALQRKTNEETLVLQKMTVDWQNYSRVLSGLKSNSSTTTQTVRSIQSGISATHQRISMSSEMVHDLTLQVMNLQMQLDNVTSFMDEHEENMHDLQYHSKYYQNRTGERFITLDARMDSIEMEIDTISSSINATVSHVQSMYKYINIESTSCQTRMGSHTEDLQNLNNTVLLLMHLAVTLRQQYMLLSVRLDVDARNLSMVMEEMKLVDTHHTQLIQNFTILKGAPGPPGPKGNRGEGGGKGPVGLTGNKGDKGPAGNRGPLGEKGPFGPKGAQGEPGPTGARGGVGVKGVKGSLGQPGPRGERGEKGDMGTIGKDGIPGPKGPLGIQGQAGLPGLHGLPGPRGKPGPVGPHGPPGIPGQPDLPAYPDTVS comes from the exons ATGAAAG AAAGCTATTCTGGATACGAGAACCAGCTCTTTAAAG AGGATGATCTTactggggaggaggaagagatgccTTCCTTTCGAG GAAGAACCAGAGGTGGCTGTGTGAAATGCCAGAAGACATATTCTCTGCAGCTGGCCGTCAAAGTGCTCTACGGGTTCTTTGTCTTCCTGATCATAGCAGTGGCAGTGCTGGCATCACTAG TATTTAGGAAGGTCGACAACTTATCAGAAGAGGAATCCTTTTATCATAAGAAGATTACTAAGGTCCAGGAAAGTATACAAG ATCTCAGCACTACCAGAAACTGCTCTGACTGCTTCGACATGGCCCACTTCAGCGAGGAGATCAGTAGGCTGAAGAGGGAGTTTGAGGATCTCCAGAAAATGATCTTGGGACAGGAGCAGGTCCTGGATCAGGCCTCCCAGACCCAGCAGACCCTGAAGGCAGCCAGAAGCAGGATGACCCGAGACATGCAGAACTACTCCCTGTCCATCAGGCTCATCAACCAGTCCCTGGAGCGTTACTTAGACCAGGTGGACGGTTGGAAGGCGGTCATCACCGAGACGGACGAGAGCATGAAGACTCTGTCTCAGGATCAGTACGATCTCAAGGCCACCATGAATCAGGTCAATACCACGGTGGCCCTCAACTCCTTGTGGATGGACGCCCTGCAGAGGAAGACCAATGAGGAGACATTGGTCCTGCAGAAGATGACGGTGGACTGGCAGAACTACAGCCGGGTATTGAGCGGTCTGAAGTCCAACTCAAGCACCACCACTCAGACGGTGAGGAGCATCCAGAGTGGGATCTCGGCCACGCACCAGAGGATCAGCATGAGCTCGGAGATGGTGCACGACCTCACCCTGCAGGTTATGAACCTGCAGATGCAGCTGGACAATGTAACCTCCTTCATGGACGAGCATGAGGAGAACATGCACGACCTCCAATACCACTCCAAGTACTACCAGAACCGGACGGGCGAGAGGTTCATCACCCTGGATGCTCGCATGGACTCCATCGAGATGGAGATCGACACCATCTCATCCAGCATCAACGCCACGGTGAGCCACGTGCAGAGCATGTACAAGTACATCAACATCGAGAGCACGTCATGCCAGACGCGGATGGGTAGCCACACGGAGGACCTGCAGAACCTGAACAACACGGTGCTGCTACTGATGCACCTGGCTGTCACCCTGAGGCAGCAGTACATGCTGCTGAGCGTCCGTCTAGATGTGGACGCCAGGAACCTGTCCATGGTCATGGAGGAGATGAAGCTAGTGGACACGCACCACACCCAGCTCATCCAGAACTTCACCATTCTCAAAG GCGCACCGGGCCCACCTGGTCCaaaggggaacagaggggaaggaggaggcaAAGGTCCAGTTGGCCTGACAGGAAACAAAGGAGACAAGGGCCCAGCAGGGAACCGTGGTCCTCTGGGAGAGAAGGGCCCTTTCGGGCCTAAAGGAGCTCAGGGGGAGCCAGGACCAACAGGGGCCAGAGGTGGAGTGGGTGTCAAAGGGGTGAAGGGTTCTCTGGGTCAACCAGGTCCACGTGGCGAGAGAGGCGAGAAGGGAGACATGGGTACTATTGGTAAGGATGGAATACCAGGTCCCAAAGGGCCACTGGGAATACAGGGCCAAGCAGGGCTCCCAGGGCTCCACGGGCTGCCTGGCCCAAGAGGAAAGCCCGGGCCTGTTGGTCCACACGGGCCTCCCGGAATTCCTGGCCAACCAGATCTGCCAGCTTACCCAGACACGGTGTCTTGA